One region of Bacillus pumilus genomic DNA includes:
- a CDS encoding S1 RNA-binding domain-containing protein, with protein sequence MRPGEQLTLQIENEMEYGYFLTDGEDSVLLHRSEMTEDIGDQDEVEVYLYVDHEERLAATMKIPTINAHTYGWVEVVDVLEDMGAFVDVGLSKDALVATEHLPPFEEAWPKKGDKLYCMLKVTSYGRMFAKPATEDVISELFTEAPETLMNKEITGTIYRLIATGSFMLTDTGVRGFIHRTERKEEPRLGSTVTGRVIAVKEDGTVNVSLLPRKQEALSVDAEEILTYMRTRNGAMPYGDKSDPEDIRERFQMSKAAFKRALGHLMKNGLVYQKEGWTYEKK encoded by the coding sequence ACGGCTACTTTTTGACAGATGGTGAAGATTCGGTCCTCTTGCACCGCAGTGAAATGACAGAAGATATTGGTGACCAAGATGAAGTAGAGGTCTACTTATACGTAGATCATGAAGAAAGACTAGCTGCGACGATGAAAATACCGACAATCAATGCGCATACATATGGCTGGGTAGAAGTCGTAGACGTCCTAGAAGACATGGGCGCATTTGTGGATGTCGGGCTTTCAAAGGATGCACTTGTTGCAACAGAACATCTACCGCCTTTTGAGGAAGCATGGCCGAAAAAAGGAGACAAACTTTACTGTATGCTGAAAGTCACAAGCTACGGCAGAATGTTCGCAAAGCCAGCCACTGAAGATGTGATCAGTGAATTGTTTACAGAGGCACCTGAAACCTTAATGAACAAAGAAATCACTGGTACGATTTATCGCTTAATTGCGACAGGCTCGTTTATGCTGACAGATACAGGCGTGCGAGGGTTTATCCACCGCACGGAACGAAAGGAAGAACCAAGATTAGGATCGACCGTGACAGGACGCGTCATTGCAGTGAAAGAGGATGGGACCGTGAACGTTTCTCTGCTTCCTAGAAAACAGGAAGCGTTATCTGTCGATGCAGAAGAAATTTTAACCTATATGAGAACGAGAAATGGTGCCATGCCTTATGGAGACAAAAGTGATCCAGAAGACATCCGTGAACGATTCCAAATGAGCAAGGCAGCCTTTAAACGAGCATTAGGTCATTTGATGAAAAACGGCCTAGTCTACCAAAAAGAGGGCTGGACATATGAGAAAAAATGA
- a CDS encoding BMP family lipoprotein: MKVKISLLLLVAVLMVLAACSNQQGEPPASNAKHIGVMLTDDGLGDQSFNDSSFKGLEKARDDLGIEFDYREIAETDTYEKGLTELVKAGNDLVIGVGFSMQEDLEKVAKKYPKKHFLLIDAVSELKNVTSVTFKEEQGSYLAGALAAMTTKSDVIGFVGGVDAELIHRFEKGFQKGAKSVNPNIKILSTYANTFSDADKGSKIAKGMIKKKADVLYAAAGYTGVGVLKEAQAQGKYAIGVDSDQYYTAEKAVISSMVKKVDEVVYQFSEQLVKSNQIKNGHVIYDLNNDGIDMARIRVLKDAETLTKKVNELKQQLLKDEGDAS; the protein is encoded by the coding sequence ATGAAAGTGAAAATTTCATTGCTTCTGTTGGTAGCCGTGCTTATGGTGCTCGCCGCATGCAGCAATCAACAAGGGGAACCACCAGCATCAAATGCGAAGCATATTGGCGTTATGCTCACAGATGATGGTCTTGGTGATCAATCATTTAACGATTCATCGTTTAAAGGATTAGAAAAAGCACGTGATGACCTAGGTATTGAATTTGATTATAGAGAAATTGCAGAAACCGATACATATGAAAAAGGACTGACCGAGCTTGTAAAAGCTGGCAATGATCTCGTCATCGGGGTAGGCTTTAGTATGCAAGAAGACTTAGAAAAAGTCGCAAAGAAATATCCGAAGAAGCACTTTTTGCTCATCGATGCCGTATCTGAGCTGAAAAATGTGACCTCCGTGACGTTTAAAGAAGAGCAAGGCAGCTATTTAGCGGGCGCACTTGCTGCAATGACAACGAAAAGTGATGTCATTGGATTTGTTGGCGGTGTCGATGCGGAGTTGATCCATCGTTTTGAAAAAGGGTTCCAAAAAGGCGCCAAATCAGTGAATCCGAACATCAAGATCTTATCCACCTATGCTAATACGTTTAGTGATGCGGACAAAGGCAGTAAAATAGCCAAAGGCATGATCAAAAAGAAAGCAGACGTTTTATATGCCGCAGCTGGCTATACAGGTGTCGGTGTATTAAAAGAAGCGCAAGCGCAGGGCAAATATGCCATTGGTGTAGATAGTGATCAGTACTACACCGCTGAAAAAGCGGTGATTTCGTCCATGGTAAAAAAAGTCGATGAAGTGGTCTATCAATTCAGCGAACAGCTTGTCAAGAGCAATCAAATCAAAAATGGGCATGTTATCTACGACTTAAACAATGACGGAATCGATATGGCAAGAATTCGGGTGCTCAAAGATGCTGAAACATTGACCAAAAAAGTAAATGAACTGAAGCAGCAATTGCTAAAAGATGAGGGGGACGCATCATGA
- a CDS encoding methyl-accepting chemotaxis protein, with protein MSLRIKILLNSLVSLLLAVGVIAFIIVSMTKIQSSNETEVQALLNVQKTKASFESVEQTMTNYSMTLSDEQLEVVQTGISTAKKQLQTLNKHAGNINKDELTRLNSKYDTWTKEANNAIGEKNASDARRVAARIDGVLNDIHTMNKRAEEAYKQNLENTADNVQWIITSALVAALTLIVIAVFLNIGLTRSIVTPIKSLSYRAKQIAEGNLAVERMDIQRKDEIGGLNESFNQMTDQLISLIKEISNVSSQVETFSIQLDDENKKLMESANQVSVSTDEMANGSQAISEDLQHGVSLIEKMDQHGRKNSERSQTVIQSTGDAIEAVESGKHTLTETKTAIEKNTHATRQIEQSAGEFTQYASGISAMAKTVSDIADQTNLLSLNAAIEAARAGEAGKGFAVVADEIRKLADESSNATRQIFDMVSHIERGIQSISQTVKEGVKLSLQQQDAMDKTSHSFEDIETKAQHIKREMAVLNDQIVQSTELGGQVLNSIENISAVVEETAAGSEEISASANEQLQSFHQMNKQVEELMSMTARLNETVHRFKLS; from the coding sequence ATGAGCTTGCGCATCAAAATTTTACTCAACTCACTCGTCTCACTTCTTTTAGCAGTTGGCGTCATCGCCTTTATCATTGTCAGTATGACAAAGATCCAATCATCAAATGAAACAGAAGTTCAAGCCTTATTAAATGTTCAAAAAACGAAGGCAAGCTTTGAAAGCGTCGAACAAACCATGACCAATTATTCAATGACTCTTTCTGATGAACAGCTAGAGGTTGTTCAAACCGGTATTTCTACAGCAAAAAAACAGCTGCAAACGTTAAACAAACACGCAGGAAATATAAATAAAGATGAATTAACAAGGTTAAATTCAAAATATGACACGTGGACTAAGGAAGCAAATAATGCCATTGGTGAAAAAAACGCATCGGATGCAAGACGGGTCGCTGCAAGAATTGATGGTGTTTTAAACGACATCCATACAATGAATAAAAGAGCAGAAGAAGCATATAAACAAAATCTAGAGAATACAGCGGATAATGTGCAATGGATCATCACAAGTGCACTCGTCGCAGCTCTCACACTGATTGTCATTGCTGTCTTTTTAAATATTGGATTAACAAGATCCATCGTGACACCGATTAAATCACTTTCCTACCGAGCGAAGCAGATCGCAGAAGGCAACCTTGCTGTCGAGCGAATGGACATTCAGCGTAAGGATGAAATCGGCGGCTTGAATGAATCCTTTAATCAAATGACAGATCAACTGATTAGTTTGATTAAAGAAATCAGTAATGTCTCAAGTCAAGTAGAGACATTCTCGATCCAATTAGATGATGAAAACAAAAAGCTGATGGAATCTGCAAATCAAGTATCTGTCTCGACAGACGAAATGGCAAATGGGTCACAGGCCATTTCAGAGGATCTCCAGCATGGCGTTAGCTTGATTGAAAAGATGGATCAGCATGGACGTAAAAATTCCGAACGTTCACAAACAGTCATCCAAAGTACAGGGGATGCGATAGAAGCAGTGGAAAGTGGAAAGCACACGTTAACAGAAACCAAAACGGCGATTGAAAAAAATACACATGCCACAAGGCAAATCGAGCAGTCGGCAGGAGAATTCACGCAATATGCTAGCGGGATCTCGGCTATGGCCAAAACAGTTTCTGACATTGCGGATCAGACAAACTTACTTTCGCTAAATGCAGCGATTGAAGCGGCAAGAGCAGGTGAGGCTGGAAAAGGCTTTGCCGTTGTAGCAGATGAAATTCGTAAGCTAGCCGACGAATCATCTAACGCTACAAGACAAATCTTTGATATGGTCAGTCATATTGAAAGAGGCATTCAATCCATTAGTCAAACTGTTAAAGAAGGAGTCAAGCTTTCACTTCAACAGCAGGATGCGATGGACAAAACCTCACACTCCTTTGAAGATATAGAAACAAAAGCGCAGCACATTAAACGAGAAATGGCGGTCTTAAATGACCAAATTGTTCAATCAACAGAGCTTGGCGGACAAGTACTCAACTCGATTGAAAATATTAGTGCGGTTGTAGAAGAAACAGCAGCTGGCAGTGAAGAAATTTCTGCCTCGGCCAATGAACAGCTGCAATCTTTCCATCAAATGAACAAACAGGTAGAAGAACTGATGAGTATGACGGCAAGGTTAAATGAAACCGTCCACCGTTTTAAACTTTCATAA
- a CDS encoding DegV family protein — MTVHIIADSAADLPLSYYDEHNMTVIPLRVLLGEQEFEDLVTIEPKQVFDAMRQGASPKTSQASPNRIKEAFVSLAQTHTSAIYVAFSSELSGTYQTAVMMANEVKEEYPDFDLRIIDSKCASLGYGLAVKHAQSLAIDGNTIQEIETSVKHFCESLQHIFTVDDLSYLARGGRISKASAFVGGLLSIKPILHVEDGKLIPLEKIRGRKKLLKRIIELMKERGTDWSNQTVGISHGDDPALAEDMRQLIEAEFHPKEIDIQIVGAAVGSHSGPGTLAIFFTGKPS; from the coding sequence ATGACTGTTCATATCATAGCAGACAGTGCTGCTGATCTGCCTCTTTCTTATTATGATGAACATAACATGACGGTTATTCCGCTCCGTGTATTGCTTGGCGAGCAGGAATTTGAAGATTTGGTCACCATTGAACCAAAACAAGTATTTGATGCGATGAGACAAGGTGCCAGCCCAAAAACGTCACAAGCTTCACCAAACCGAATCAAAGAAGCCTTTGTTTCTCTCGCACAAACCCATACATCTGCAATCTATGTTGCCTTTTCATCAGAGCTTTCTGGTACATATCAAACCGCTGTGATGATGGCAAACGAAGTGAAGGAAGAATACCCTGATTTTGATTTACGAATCATTGATTCTAAATGTGCTTCACTCGGCTATGGGCTTGCTGTCAAACACGCTCAATCACTTGCCATTGACGGAAATACAATACAAGAAATTGAAACGTCTGTAAAGCATTTTTGCGAATCTTTACAACATATTTTTACTGTAGACGATTTATCGTATTTAGCAAGAGGCGGAAGAATTAGTAAAGCGTCCGCATTTGTTGGCGGTTTATTGAGTATTAAGCCCATTTTACACGTCGAGGATGGAAAGCTCATCCCCCTTGAGAAAATCCGCGGACGTAAAAAGCTGTTGAAACGCATTATTGAATTGATGAAAGAACGTGGAACGGATTGGTCAAATCAAACTGTTGGCATTAGTCATGGTGATGATCCTGCACTTGCAGAAGACATGAGACAATTGATTGAAGCCGAATTTCATCCAAAAGAAATTGATATTCAGATTGTCGGCGCAGCTGTTGGGTCCCATTCAGGCCCAGGTACGCTTGCCATCTTCTTTACAGGCAAACCATCATAA
- a CDS encoding YitT family protein: MFIGEAKKLIVVVIGALLNAIGLNLFLIPADVYASGFTGVAQLLSSLMDQYAPFYVSTGILLFILNIPVGILGWMKVGRSFTFYSIISVALTTIFLGILPETSVSHDILLNAVFGGVISAVGIGITLKFGASTGGLDIIAMILAKWKDKPVGTYFFILNGIIIFTAGLLQGWEKALYTLVTLYVTTRVIDAIHTRHEKLTAMIVTKKADEIKEAIYGKMVRGITTVPAKGAFTNEPKEMMVIVITRYELYELEQIIKEVDPKAFTNIVQTTNILGFFRRD, encoded by the coding sequence ATGTTCATCGGAGAAGCAAAAAAACTCATTGTCGTCGTCATTGGTGCACTGCTCAATGCGATTGGACTGAATTTATTTTTAATCCCAGCTGATGTATACGCGAGTGGGTTTACAGGGGTAGCCCAGCTGTTATCCAGCTTAATGGATCAATATGCGCCATTTTATGTATCCACAGGGATTCTATTATTTATTTTAAATATTCCAGTCGGCATTTTAGGCTGGATGAAAGTGGGCCGTTCCTTTACGTTTTACAGCATCATCAGTGTGGCACTGACGACCATTTTCCTCGGCATCTTACCAGAAACGAGTGTTTCACATGATATTTTACTAAATGCTGTGTTTGGCGGCGTGATATCCGCAGTAGGGATTGGGATCACGCTCAAATTCGGGGCATCGACAGGCGGACTCGACATCATAGCCATGATCTTAGCGAAGTGGAAGGATAAACCAGTCGGTACGTATTTCTTCATTTTAAATGGTATCATCATTTTTACAGCAGGATTATTACAAGGTTGGGAGAAAGCATTATATACCCTTGTCACATTGTATGTGACCACAAGGGTCATTGATGCCATCCATACAAGACATGAGAAGCTGACCGCGATGATTGTGACGAAGAAGGCTGATGAAATCAAGGAAGCCATTTATGGAAAAATGGTCAGAGGTATTACGACTGTACCTGCAAAGGGAGCTTTTACCAATGAGCCAAAAGAAATGATGGTGATCGTCATTACAAGGTATGAGCTGTATGAACTTGAACAAATTATTAAAGAAGTCGATCCAAAAGCCTTTACAAATATTGTGCAAACAACTAATATTCTTGGATTTTTCAGACGAGATTAA
- a CDS encoding BsuPI-related putative proteinase inhibitor, with protein MKKGLVLLLVVLILTACGQQKKDEPNKEVSGQMGEKTVVLTVDPVQKGSSVQFNMSLKNESDRDIEFTFNTSQKFELSVYDENGNEQYRYSKDRMFTQAIQSFVLQKGEAYDFQDTWSNGVKPGTYEAVVTFKGKAEGLKQITEKKTFQVK; from the coding sequence ATGAAAAAAGGGTTGGTGCTTCTTCTCGTTGTATTGATTTTAACCGCTTGTGGACAACAAAAAAAGGATGAACCAAACAAGGAGGTATCAGGTCAAATGGGAGAAAAAACGGTTGTACTCACAGTAGACCCCGTCCAGAAAGGTTCTTCGGTTCAATTTAACATGTCACTGAAAAATGAATCAGATCGAGATATTGAATTTACCTTTAACACAAGCCAGAAATTCGAACTCAGTGTGTATGATGAAAACGGAAATGAACAATACCGCTACTCAAAAGACCGTATGTTCACTCAGGCCATCCAATCATTTGTACTACAGAAAGGCGAAGCCTATGATTTTCAAGATACGTGGTCAAATGGTGTCAAGCCGGGAACGTATGAAGCGGTCGTCACATTTAAAGGAAAAGCAGAAGGGCTGAAGCAAATCACGGAAAAGAAAACGTTCCAAGTGAAATAA
- a CDS encoding DUF3813 domain-containing protein — translation MRNELFDQAKSFTEEALTSSFPSGLERQQAVKRAKNAVSSAFANSTDAERNQLHTFQDLLDDL, via the coding sequence GTGAGAAACGAACTTTTTGATCAAGCCAAATCATTTACTGAAGAAGCCCTTACTTCTTCATTTCCATCTGGGTTAGAGCGTCAACAGGCGGTCAAACGAGCCAAAAATGCCGTATCATCTGCATTTGCCAATTCGACAGATGCAGAAAGAAACCAGCTGCATACCTTCCAAGACTTGCTAGATGATCTCTAA
- a CDS encoding Cof-type HAD-IIB family hydrolase, with amino-acid sequence METQPYLIALDLDGTLLKDDKTISTHTLDVIQKVKDSGHHVCISTGRPFRSSSPYYQQLQLDSPIVNFNGAFVHHPLDEKWGRFHTSLDLQVVKQLVDISEEYKVHNVLAEVLDDLYFHYHDEKLIDIFNMNANKVTVGDLRDNLGENVTSVLIHAKEEDVGAIRSYLSDVHAEVIDHRRWAAPWHVIEIIKTGMNKAVGLQKISDYYGVPQERIVAFGDEDNDLEMLEFAGCGVAMGNGIDAVKRVSNEVTDTNEQDGIAKFLTNYFSL; translated from the coding sequence ATGGAGACTCAACCTTATCTAATCGCACTTGACCTGGATGGCACGTTATTAAAAGATGATAAAACCATCTCTACACACACACTTGACGTCATTCAAAAAGTGAAAGACAGCGGGCATCATGTCTGTATTTCAACCGGACGGCCATTTCGTTCCAGCTCTCCTTATTATCAGCAATTACAGCTTGATTCACCCATTGTGAATTTTAATGGAGCGTTTGTCCATCATCCTCTTGATGAAAAATGGGGAAGATTTCATACGTCACTTGATCTTCAAGTCGTTAAACAGCTTGTAGACATTAGTGAGGAGTATAAAGTACACAATGTGCTTGCTGAAGTGTTAGACGATTTGTATTTCCATTATCATGATGAGAAGCTCATTGATATATTTAATATGAATGCAAATAAAGTTACTGTTGGAGACCTTCGGGACAACCTCGGAGAGAATGTGACGAGCGTGTTAATTCACGCAAAAGAAGAGGACGTCGGAGCCATTCGAAGCTATTTATCAGATGTTCATGCAGAAGTGATTGATCATAGGCGATGGGCTGCCCCGTGGCACGTGATTGAGATCATTAAAACAGGCATGAACAAGGCCGTTGGACTGCAAAAGATCAGTGATTATTACGGCGTTCCACAGGAGCGGATTGTGGCATTCGGAGATGAAGACAATGATTTAGAAATGCTTGAATTTGCTGGATGCGGTGTGGCTATGGGCAACGGAATCGATGCCGTGAAACGTGTTTCAAATGAAGTCACTGATACAAACGAACAAGATGGAATTGCAAAGTTTCTAACGAATTACTTCTCGCTTTAA
- a CDS encoding prolyl oligopeptidase family serine peptidase has product MITIDEQIARDIPFLHIVKAENKNKPLPLVFFIHGFTSAREHNLHFAFHLAEKGMRVILPDCAYHGVRSENLSLEELASRFWEIVLNEIREIDILKTYFQEKQLIEADLIGVAGTSMGGITTFGALAKHDWIKAAVSLMGSPKYTTFLQAQIMNMRNKGLMKDITDEEVHQQLDALRPYDLTLQTDRLNKRPLLFWHAENDPVVPYRHAKALYDELAATQYKEDPHLIRFITDGQAGHKVSRQAMFETIDWFVTHLKSTNV; this is encoded by the coding sequence GTGATCACCATTGATGAGCAAATTGCGCGCGATATTCCATTTTTACATATCGTAAAAGCTGAAAATAAAAACAAACCGCTGCCGCTTGTATTTTTTATACACGGATTTACAAGTGCACGCGAGCACAACTTACACTTCGCCTTTCATTTGGCGGAAAAAGGCATGAGAGTGATTTTGCCTGACTGTGCTTATCATGGTGTAAGATCAGAAAACCTCAGCTTAGAGGAACTGGCGTCAAGGTTCTGGGAAATTGTCCTGAACGAAATACGTGAAATCGATATACTCAAAACATATTTTCAAGAAAAACAATTGATTGAAGCCGATCTGATCGGTGTTGCAGGTACTTCCATGGGCGGCATCACGACCTTTGGTGCACTCGCCAAGCATGATTGGATTAAAGCGGCAGTTAGCTTGATGGGCAGTCCGAAATATACGACATTCCTACAAGCACAAATCATGAACATGCGGAACAAAGGGTTGATGAAAGACATTACAGACGAAGAGGTTCATCAGCAATTAGACGCGCTGCGTCCTTATGATTTAACGCTGCAAACAGATCGATTAAACAAAAGACCGCTGTTATTCTGGCATGCAGAAAACGATCCAGTTGTCCCTTACCGGCATGCAAAAGCTCTTTATGACGAGTTAGCAGCAACCCAATATAAAGAAGATCCGCACCTGATTCGTTTTATTACAGATGGACAAGCTGGCCATAAGGTCTCAAGACAGGCAATGTTTGAAACGATTGACTGGTTTGTGACACATCTGAAAAGCACAAACGTTTAG